A stretch of Caldilineales bacterium DNA encodes these proteins:
- a CDS encoding DUF5615 family PIN-like protein, which translates to MKVLLDHNLSPRLVSRLADVFDEVEHVLFAGLERAADEGVWEYARQRDLIIISKDSDFSELSIWRGFPPKVIWLQIGNCTTAQVETVLRARLAAITAFGADPEAGVLVLR; encoded by the coding sequence ATGAAGGTGCTGCTCGACCACAACCTCTCGCCGCGCCTGGTCTCGCGCCTGGCCGATGTCTTCGATGAGGTCGAGCATGTTTTGTTCGCCGGTCTGGAGCGCGCTGCCGATGAGGGGGTTTGGGAGTACGCCCGGCAGCGAGACCTGATCATCATCAGCAAGGACTCCGATTTCAGCGAACTGAGCATCTGGCGCGGGTTTCCGCCCAAAGTCATCTGGCTGCAAATCGGCAATTGCACCACCGCCCAGGTCGAGACGGTTCTGCGGGCGCGGTTGGCCGCCATCACCGCTTTCGGCGCCGATCCCGAAGCGGGCGTGTTGGTGTTGCGGTAA